From Marivirga harenae, one genomic window encodes:
- a CDS encoding phage holin family protein — MKKSKLLGLLGLDKIIESLQKLLEVRIAMIREEIEETVAEKLAKILPILLVVSTMTLLVLFASLTLAFYLAEILDSYVAGFGIVALFYFLLTLVFYFLKDSKAVQERFRKEVNRPVKED, encoded by the coding sequence GTGAAAAAAAGTAAACTGTTAGGGCTTTTGGGACTAGATAAAATTATAGAATCATTACAAAAATTGCTAGAAGTACGAATAGCAATGATAAGAGAGGAGATTGAAGAAACGGTGGCGGAAAAATTAGCCAAAATTTTACCAATTTTACTTGTGGTTTCTACCATGACTTTGTTAGTCCTATTTGCAAGTTTGACCTTGGCATTTTATTTAGCAGAGATTTTGGATAGTTATGTGGCCGGCTTCGGTATCGTAGCATTATTTTACTTCTTGTTAACCTTAGTATTCTATTTTCTTAAGGATAGCAAAGCAGTACAAGAAAGATTTAGAAAAGAAGTCAATAGACCCGTCAAAGAAGATTAG